The Thermocrinis ruber genomic sequence TGTGCTTTATGTATTCACAGACTACATAAACCTTCCCTACCTTTATTCTTCCGCTTTCCTCCGCCATGCTGTTTATGAGGGCAACCACCCAGTCCTTTTGAAGGCTACTCAGCTTTAGACTGAGGCTATCGGGACCCAAGGTGCTAACGTTCCTGAGCTTACAGACCAAAAAGCCCTTATCTGTATTTACCTTCAAAAAGCTCTCCTCAGGAAGATCTTCCAAAAGCAAAACCTCCAACTCGGTGGAAGAGTATGCCCTCAGAGCAACCGCCACCGTGTTTTTGTCCAGCTTAATAGAGGATCCTTTTAAAAGCTCCCAAAGTGCCAAAAGCTCCTTTATCTTCTCTTCCTCCTCAACCAGCACCATCGCTTCCAAGTTGCCTTCCACAGTGCCCGAGTAAGTGAGGTTTGCAGACCCCACATAGGCTTTTCTTTCATCCATTATCAAAAACTTGGCGTGCAATCGTGGGTTTATGTATACTTCTCCTCCAAAGTCCCTTATGGCTCTGAAAACCCTGTAATCTGTGATTTCAAGGTCCCTTCTTTCTCCAGCCCTCAGGATAACCTCCAACTTTACCTGAGGTTTGAGGGCTTTTATAAGTTCTTCCAAGACCTCCCCTTTGATCCACGGAGAAGCAACCTTGAGGGAATTTTGAACTTGGGAGACCTCCCTTATAAGTTTGTCAATGAGTGCGTCCACAGGAATATTTTATTCCTTATGGAGCTTTTGCTCTATGTTCTATTCCTTATTTTTTTAACCCTTTTGGTTTTTGGCTTTCTTCGTTGGTATGGCAAGTTTATGAGTGGAGGCTGAAGGCTCAGAACCAAGTTTTTAAGCCCACCAGGAAGTTTATAAGGTCCCTTTCTCCAACCATTTCCTTAGTCTGTCCGAAATGTCTTTCCCAAGAGACGCCCACATAAGGTGCAAATTCCCTCTTTATTTCATACCTCAACTTTAGGGCTGACTCTGTCTTACTTAGACCGCTCCCAACTCCAAGGGGTTCTATCTTTTTGGTGCTTGCCAAAACCTCAAAGCTCGGTTGAAGGATGAGCCTCTGGGTTATCAAAAGTTCATACTCCACTTCAAGCTTTCCGTAAAGCTCTCCTTTGTTGGTTAGGTTTAGGTTTGCCTCCACGTCAAACCCGTAGGGTGCCAGACCATTCACACCCAGCACGAGCTTTGACCTTCCACCCTCGTTGCTACCCGCGTAGCCCACGCCCGCCCTTAGGTCCCAAGAGCCTGAGATAGCCTTTACAAACAGCAAGTCCGCCCTTTCAAGTAGCCACTCGCTATTTTTTAGCCCCCTTTCTCCCTCCACATCAACCCACAGCTTGTGGTGGTCTCCTCCGTAAAAGGAGTAGATGTGAAACTTTAGGTCTTTGTTTTTAGTTCTGTATTCCAACTTATCCACAAAGAAGCCACCGAACCTTGTTGAATGCATGGGCTTTATCTCTTCTCCATAGGCTATGGCAAATATCGGCAACATAGGGCTTAACGCCAAAAGGCTAAGGGCAATTAGCTTTTTCATGGCAAAACCTCTTTTTAAGGTTGAGTTTTTTAATTTTAGCCCAAAGGGAGTGTTAATTCAAGCCTTTTATTTAAAGTCAAAGTTTGTTAGAATTTGTTATTTTTTAAACAGTTCTTTTAGATTTTTCTAGCTTGAAAATACAGATAGGGTCCCCTGCCTATAAGGTCTCCGATGAAGACCAAGCTTAATGGCACAGAAAGAATTGTCCTGATAAATCCTTGCAACGAAGAAATGTTTATATACCTTTCTTTTATATAGGAGAGCCACTCCTTAAGTTTGAAGGAAAAGTCTAAGCTTATTACCTTTATATTGCTAAAACCCGCAACTTTCAGGGTTGTCTCCAATGATTTTTTTGAAAATCTTAAAAGGTGGTGGGGTGGATAATCCCATTCGGTCTCATCTATAATCCACCTGTCTCTGTTGGGCACGCTTCCCGCCACATATCCTCCTTTTTTTAGTATGCTCTTTATACTTTCAAGGAACTCAATGGGTCTGTCTTGGTGCTCAAGAACCTCAAAGAAAGTGATTACATCAAATTCAAGATTTCTTTCTTTAGCGAATTTAACAAATTGCCTCAATTCCATAAAGTATATGTTGTTTCCAAGAACACTTTTTGCTATTTCTACGCTTTGTCTGTCTATATCTATACCCCACACATCAAAGCCATAGCTTTTGGCTACCATTAAAAACTTTCCGTTTCCGCATCCCACATCTAACAGCCTCCCACTCCAAGGTCCGGGAAAGTTCTTAAAGAAAGCCCTGTGGTTTGAACCGAGTTTTAGGTTTGGTAGGCTGTGTAACTTTTCATATCCCGGAAACAACCCCTCTTCGTAAAGATAGCACTGCATCTTTAAGGGCTCCCACCACTCCATATCACAATTTTCACACTTGTAGAGCTTGTAGTCTTCAGGGCTATACTGCGAACGGTATGAAGATAACACCTTTTCACTTACTGCTCCACAAACGGGACATAGGGCTCTGTTCATCGGGAAGATTATAAACTCAAAGAAACCTCAACTTTGCTTATAATTAATATTAGTAGGAGAGGTGACCGAGTGGCCGAAGGTGCAGCACTGGAAATGCTGTGTGCGGGTTAAACCCCGCACCGCGGGTTCGAATCCCGCCCTCTCCGCCAAAAAGCTATGAAAAGAGCCATCTTAGCCCTTGAAGATGGAACCTACTTTGTGGGTTATTCCTTCGGTGCAGAGGGGGAGACCTTAGGGGAGGTGGTCTTTAACACTTCCATGACTGGGTATCAGGAGATCCTCACGGACCCCTCCTACAAAGGGCAGATCGTAGTCCTAACTTACACCCAAATAGGAAACTACGGGGTAAACGATGAGGATGTGGAGTCCGATAGAGTTCAGGTTAATGGGCTTGTAATAAAGGAGCTTTCTCCCATATACAGCAACTGGAGGGCAAAGAAGTCTTTGGACGAGTATTTGAAAGAAAACCAAGTTTTAGGTATATGGGGCATAGACACGAGGGCTCTGGTCAAAAGAATAAGGGAAAAGGGTGCCATAAAGGGCATCATATCCACCGTAGATTTGGACCCAAAGAGTTTGGTTCAGAAGGCAAAAAACTACGCAGACATTTCGGAGCTGGACCTGGTCCAAGAGGTTGCCACCAAGGAGATATACTACTGGAATGAAGGAGACTGGGACCTAAGGAGGGGATATATACTTAAGGAAAACCAAAAGCCCCTCATTGCGGTGGTGGATTTTGGCGTCAAAAAGAACATACTCAGAAGGCTCACCCAAGAGGGAGCAAGGGTGGTGGTGATCCCACCGGAGAATGCCCAGAGGACCATAGAACAGATTAAACCTTCCGCCATCTTTCTTTCCAACGGACCGGGAGACCCACAAAGGGTGGTGGAGGGCATAAGGTTGGTGCGCGCATACATGGAAAAACTGCCCATCATGGGCATATGCCTTGGGCATCAGATCATAGGCTTAGCCCTCGGCGGAAGGACCTACAAGCTGAAGTTTGGACATCACGGAGGGAACCATCCGGTAAAGGACCTGCGCACTGGGAGAATTCACATAACCGCCCAAAACCACAACTTTGCGGTAGATCCCGAGAGCCTCAAAGATGTAGAGATAACCCACATAAACCTTTTGGACCAAACACTGGAGGGCTTTAGGCACAAGTATCTGCCCATATACTGCGTCCAGTTTCATCCGGAGGCATCTCCGGGACCACACGACGCCTTTGACGTGTTCAAAGAGTTTATAAGCCTTGCATGTCAAACACAGTAAAGAACACAAAAATCTACCTGCTAGCGTTTCTTGTCTTCTTGGGTTTCCTGGTGGTGATCATAAGGTATGCCTACATCCAGCTTTTTGGAAGGACCGCATACATAGAAAGGGTTGTGGAGAAGTTTCCGAAGGCGGTGGTGGAAAGGGTGCCCGTTTACAGGGGAGCCATAAAGGATAGAAAGGGGGTGGAGCTTGCCATAAGCATGCCCACCTTCTCCATCTTTGCCTTTCCAAAGTACGTCCAAAACAGGGAAGAGTTAGCAAGAAGGCTTTCGGCAATCTTAGACCAAAGGGAGGAGGAAATACTAAGAAAGCTGAACACAGACCGCAAGTTTGTATGGTTGGCAAGGAACATAGACAAGGAGTACATAAACTATGTGAGGGGCGTTATAAGGGACACGCAGAATCAAAACTCAGTGGGCATTCAGGAGGATTACAAAAGGGTTTATCCACACGGTCATTTGGCGAGCAACCTTATAGGCTTTGTGGGTGCGGATGGAAGAGGTCTTGAGGGCATTGAGTATATGTTTGACAATAAGCTCTACTCAAAGGAGGCTAAAAAGGTCTTTTTGTATTCACCAAAGGGTGGAAGGCTTGTACTCAACTTGGAGGAGGAAGAGAGGGACTACAAAACCCAAGACCTCCAGCTAACCATAGACTTTGGCGTTCAGGTAATACTGGAGGACATAAAGGAAAAAATAGTAAAGGACTGGAACCCACGAAG encodes the following:
- a CDS encoding copper resistance protein B, coding for MKKLIALSLLALSPMLPIFAIAYGEEIKPMHSTRFGGFFVDKLEYRTKNKDLKFHIYSFYGGDHHKLWVDVEGERGLKNSEWLLERADLLFVKAISGSWDLRAGVGYAGSNEGGRSKLVLGVNGLAPYGFDVEANLNLTNKGELYGKLEVEYELLITQRLILQPSFEVLASTKKIEPLGVGSGLSKTESALKLRYEIKREFAPYVGVSWERHFGQTKEMVGERDLINFLVGLKTWF
- a CDS encoding class I SAM-dependent methyltransferase, whose protein sequence is MNRALCPVCGAVSEKVLSSYRSQYSPEDYKLYKCENCDMEWWEPLKMQCYLYEEGLFPGYEKLHSLPNLKLGSNHRAFFKNFPGPWSGRLLDVGCGNGKFLMVAKSYGFDVWGIDIDRQSVEIAKSVLGNNIYFMELRQFVKFAKERNLEFDVITFFEVLEHQDRPIEFLESIKSILKKGGYVAGSVPNRDRWIIDETEWDYPPHHLLRFSKKSLETTLKVAGFSNIKVISLDFSFKLKEWLSYIKERYINISSLQGFIRTILSVPLSLVFIGDLIGRGPYLYFQARKI
- the carA gene encoding glutamine-hydrolyzing carbamoyl-phosphate synthase small subunit, whose translation is MKRAILALEDGTYFVGYSFGAEGETLGEVVFNTSMTGYQEILTDPSYKGQIVVLTYTQIGNYGVNDEDVESDRVQVNGLVIKELSPIYSNWRAKKSLDEYLKENQVLGIWGIDTRALVKRIREKGAIKGIISTVDLDPKSLVQKAKNYADISELDLVQEVATKEIYYWNEGDWDLRRGYILKENQKPLIAVVDFGVKKNILRRLTQEGARVVVIPPENAQRTIEQIKPSAIFLSNGPGDPQRVVEGIRLVRAYMEKLPIMGICLGHQIIGLALGGRTYKLKFGHHGGNHPVKDLRTGRIHITAQNHNFAVDPESLKDVEITHINLLDQTLEGFRHKYLPIYCVQFHPEASPGPHDAFDVFKEFISLACQTQ